Proteins encoded together in one Benincasa hispida cultivar B227 chromosome 1, ASM972705v1, whole genome shotgun sequence window:
- the LOC120085492 gene encoding transmembrane emp24 domain-containing protein p24beta3, producing the protein MERRAREKGIGYLLAGLLLVSLIARIDSISVTVNEIECVYEYVLYEGDTVSGNFVVVDHDIFWGADHPGIDFTVTSPAGNVVHSLKETSGDKFEFKAPRSGMYKFCFHNPYSTPETVSFYIHVGHIPNEHNLAKDEHLDPINVKIAELREALESVTAEQKYLKARDARHRHTNESTRKRVIFYTVGEYLLLAVASGLQVIYIRRLFSKSVAYNRV; encoded by the exons atggagaGGAGGGCGAGAGAGAAGGGTATCGGATATCTGTTGGCGGGTCTTCTTTTGGTGAGCCTAATCGCCAGAATCGATTCCATTTCGGTCACCGTGAACGAGATTGAATGCGTCTATGAGTACGTTTTGTACGAAGGCGACACCGTCTCTGGGAATTTTGTCGTTGTCGATCATGATATTTTCTGGGGCGCCGATCATCCCGGCATCGATTTCACT GTTACTTCTCCCGCAGGTAATGTGGTACATTCTTTGAAGGAGACATCTGGTGACAAGTTTGAGTTTAAGGCTCCTCGCAGTGGAATGTATAAATTCTGTTTTCATAATCCCTACTCGACTCCGGAGACAGTTTCTTTTTACATCCATGTTGGTCACATTCCAAACGAACATAACCTTGCTAAAGATG AACACCTAGACCctataaatgttaaaattgcaGAGCTTAGAGAGGCATTGGAGTCGGTCACTGCTGAGCAGAAATATTTGAAAGCACGTGATGCACGCCACCGTCACA CAAATGAGAGTACAAGAAAGCGTGTAATTTTCTATACAGTGGGAGAGTATTTGTTGCTTGCTGTTGCAAGTGGGCTTCAGGTCATTTACATTCGTCGGCTCTTCAGCAAGTCAGTTGCATATAACCGGGTCTGA